The sequence TATTTGCCGCTGTTACTAAAGCCCCCACCACTAACTGAGGACATGCTTGACTTGTACGTTATTCCAGATGATGAAAGTCCAACATACCTACAATTGATTAAAAGGTCGTAAGTACACCATTATTGAAACATCTATATACAACCTCGAAATACGATCTTACTTATCACGATTTTCAGCAGCTTTGTTCCTCGCTTCTTGTATTTTGTCTTTGTTGTTTAAAAGAGCCACAATAGTTTCTGCCTTTTTCCTCACATTAATCCCCATATCCTTCCCACTTGGCTCAACATACTCAAAACTTGCTAGAGACTAGAGAAAGTAAAAGAGTGAGATTGAACTCAGTTGGAATCTAATAAAAAGAATTGGTATGTTAATTTCGAATTAGATGACACAATAATGATTACATAGAAGTTAGGCAGAAGAGAAAATACGTACAGATATTTGAAAAGTATGTTCTACTATGTCATCAACAGCACGATCAGATCCATGGGCCACCAAATACTCTATAACAGACAAGGCCTAGATTGGAGAATCATTAAAATTTGGTTGCCAATATTTTCAAAGATTACAAACATGTTAGACTTGATGACAAAAGAAGTAACAGATAAGAACGAATTGAAGAGATTGAAATTTAATCATTCAAATATGGAAAGTGGGGTAAATTCATCATATGGTTCTTGGGAAAGGTAACTACCTTGTAAACAAAGCGCCAATTCTTCCCAGTCTCTGTCAATCGCGTCCAAAGAACATTCATAACCATTTGGCATTCGGTGCTGCATGATATCCCAAAGATATTTTTACGGCAAAGCAGCCACTTTAAGAGAAACCGGCTAGGAATAAGATTAACAATTTAAGCACGTGAAAGAGAATATAGAAGTACAATTTCTTAGTGGCTTGTGCTATCTCTGTCAATGCAGTACCATGAGGACCCCAGGGTTCATCTTCTGTCGCATCCAAAACCTGATGTAATTACACAGACGGAAATATATCATCTTTCACTATTTCTAGATTTATATGACGATATTGTGTTTGATGTGTCTTGCTTCAGTTATAGGCATATATCACCTTGCACCTCGCACCTCGCACCTAGCACCTAGAATGCAGGCCACAAGAGAAACTACTCTAGTACCTTTATTGACTATGTTCTAGTGTATATGCAAGTATAACAGCATTAACCCAGAGGCGATCCCTAACTATAGAAATTTGATCCTCTGATACATTGCAAGCTTTATGTTGTGGTTACTTTAAATTTCAGAGTGTTTGCTAGTAACATAGCCAAAATGCACAAAGCAAAGACCATGGAGAATATCTAAGATGTagataaaaaatttttgttttctaaAGCATCTGTGCCAAAATCCATATTTCCTGCGAAAGGTTTGGAAAAGCAGGGAAAAACAAACAGGCCAGAGACCCTCAGTGGGTGAGGACTTTGCATCTTTTCAGAAAAGAAACAAAGATACAAAAGAATTAGTATCAACCCTGGAGCTAAATTTTATAGTTAAAACTCCTCAGCATTTTATCATGTTTACGTGATACAATAATTGGATTTCCTGCAACACATATAAAGATTACAGCAACTATGGAACTTTAAGGcgataattttgaaatttccaCCCTATTATTAGCTTACTACGACAGATTATACTAAGAATGCAAAAGAaaaacaataaacaataaaccaaaaaaaaaaaaaaaaaaaggagctAGAAACATTAAATATCAACGGACATACACGAATTCAACAACCAAGTTCCTTGCAAATAAGGAGACAACATAACAAAATTTAAGCTATTACCTTTTGTTCGATCTCCGGTACCTTCAACACCTTCAAATTCACCTCCCTCTTTCTGCATCACCGCACGAATATATCACATTGGATAGCTAGTAAATGAGATCGTTAATTGAATCCGAGAATAGGGGAACAAAGAATCATACATTTCACGGACAGTTTGATCGAAAACCTTCATAAAATCCATGGCTGGATCTGTGAAATTGACAGAGAAAAAACATGAATAATCCAGATAGATCTGAAAATCAATTCAATGATTCAAACAAAAATAGGTTACGAAATCTCTGGGTTGATGAAGCTTGTGTTGGTGGATCCAAGTATCGAACTGATCTGAACCTCTGACTCCAAAGTTTTTCTGTATTTTCCTCACAATTAATTTTATGACAAGTAATTTGTTTCcattaatcatttatttttcatttaacATTTCATAATaagctgaattttttttttaataattaataaacaaTGGGTCAAATTTTACAATTGTCTATACGCATTCTTAAATCTTAAagttaaattaaaatttctatCGCAACTTTTTAAcagttttatatttttaaaatccagATTTGAACTAAAgcaatgaaaaaataataagtttTATTCGTGTAAAATATATATCTCTCATAAAACTGACACGTGGTTCCGATAATGACTTATCTTtctaaataattatgtattctGAGATTTCTGTGGAGTATAATTGTTACCTAAGTTGCTTTAGATTAGATATTTTGATGGGAGTAATTGAGTAGAATTGTTGTGTTTGGATAGTATTTAGGTATTTTGATTGGAGTTGGTCTCGTTAGATATTTTGATTCGTGTTGCTTtcggatatatatattttttaattatttattttcatataggtatttttttattatagcatatgaaattttttattagttttattGGTTTTTTTTTGAATTGGTGCAATTCTTGAAGGAAGTTTTTGTTTGTAATTTGGATCATGATTGTATTGTATTCTAAAAAAAAGTTTATGAATTGTTGCTTTCGGATAggtattttgatttgattagaATTGTTCATTTCGTATATAGGTATTTTGATTAGATTATATGAAATCTCTTCATAGTTTTCCCCCTTGACTTAATTATGGAATTCATGCAATTGTTGATTAGAGTTTATGAAGTATAATAAAATTCGTGAAATCAAATTTATACAAATGTTGAATATAATTGTTGTTTACAATAGGttttgattatattttttaaaattgtaacACAGAAGATGCGGAAATCCTTGTGTCATTATGTGTAGATGTCAAAACATGATCAACAAGATCTCGGTTTAGTTATGAACTTGATTATTTtaacttaaaatattatatGCTTTGGTGTTCATTAAATCCttgcaaataataataataatatattaccCCTTGTCCAAGTTGGTGAAATATGCGAATATTTGATCAAAAGTGAGAATTTCAATTCTATTTACTAACACTTTTTTGGACTAGACTAACTCATCGCACAAGACTTATATAGTAGGGTTTAACTAGCTAGCCTATTATGAAAGCTATTGCGTTAATTCAGGATTTACTCAATGCGCACTGAAAAATAACATATGCAAATTACCATATgacaaaaaaaactttttttcttttaacaaatttgttaagaaaaattcataatcaatttACTTTACAGTTATTAAAATAAGAGAAACCGGAAAAAAAAATCGATAaatatcttattatttttatttatgagaaTAAAGAATATCTAAATTGAGAGATGAAAAAGGGGGAAGGGGATGTGAAAGTGGTGGACGAGAGATGGCAAATATACTCCACCACTCTTTTGATCTCatgaatatataatatatatatgtatcttCTTCATAGGCTGCAATATCCATTTCTAATTCGTCAATGGGTTTTAGGCTCAACCTCAAATGGGGTGCAGCTGCATCCCCTCTGTCTTCATATCCACATCCATGTGAGCTTTCACTTTTCTTATTGTTTATTATTAGTATTTGGGATTTATGGGTTTCTTTCATCTTTATCATTCAGTTGATTCCCAGAAATTACTAGGCGAGTTTAATGTGCAGATGCTTAGCTTTGCTAGTGGCTTTACTGATCATCGTGCATACATATTGTATTTGTAGCTTTGAAACAGTAATCTTTTAAGCTTTTACTTGCTGTGTGGATGGATGGTCGGGTGAATTTGATTCCAGCTACTCTCATGGATGATTGTCTTATTCTTATATGTGTGAACTTGATTTTCAATATGACCATACCATTTTATTCTTATTGACACAACACAAGCATGCGATCCACCACAATCTCATGtcatgatatttataattagaATCTATGTTCATATTATTTAGGTAATTCCAATCTATTGGCTAGGTTGTCCACTGCATCCCTCATATTTCGGGAAACTGAGACATTTGCTGATAATAATTCCCTGGCAcaagcttcttcttcttcctcacaACTTCTGGACAGCTTTTACTCTGCAACAAAGGTACTTTTGTATGCTCTGATTATATCCTCTATCCTCTTTTGGCTTCCTTGAATTCCCCGTTATTCGGATGGCAATTGTAAGGGGGGTCTGATTTATATCGTTTTCATTGTGATCATGTCCAGAAATTCGACAAAGAGGGTGAACCAGCATATCTCACGAGCCTTCAAGCCACCCAAACAtctcagttcaagttattgatGAAAAATCTTGATATGTTGGAGGGCATATTTGCTGACACTGATGTGGTTAGGTTGGAAGGAGATATTCTAAAGCAGTTAGAAAGGCTCGGTGCTCTAAGATATTTCCATGCTTGTCTATCCGGGACTCTCCAGTCCGTACCTGTCAAGCTTGTTGAAGAACCTAGTGTAAATGATCATCCCGTGACTGGCCATTCAAGCAAACTGATTTTTTCATCTGGAAGAAAAGAACTGAGAAAATTAAGGAGGAAACGAATATCGGAAAAGGAAAATGGCAGTTCCATGCAAGAATTTGGCTTGGATACTGTTTCAAGTAATATTAAGCCCCCTAAACTAATAAGACAATCAAGGTCAAGAAATAAAAGACAGAAGGTCATTAGGAGTGAGGCAGAATTATCTAGTAGCGTTAAGGTTGTTTTTCAGTTTTGCCGTAATAACTTACTTATCTTTGCCAAATAAAAAAGCCCATCTTTACTGTTGTTATTGTAACACAACAGTTGGTTGCAGAATTGGAAAAAATCAGGTTGATACTGGAGGAAGAAACCGGCGAAGTTGCTACCTTGAGTAGCTGGGCTGAAGCCACTGGAGTTGAAAAGAAAAAGTTGCTGCACCATTTGCATTACGGTTGGCATTGCATGGACGAGCTTGTAAGAAGTACACGTTCCTTGGTTTTGTTTATTGCAAGAAACTATCGGGGACTTGGAGTATCCTTTGTCGATCTGATTCAGGTTTGTCAACTGAATGAtattatattgcatgttttTTTCCTCCAAAAGGAAGTATTGTTCTTACTGTATTTTCAGGCCTTCTGTTGGTTTGTTCGAGAAAACGAAATTCTATGTTTATATACTTATATAGCACACCTACAAATTAAGACCCTGAGTTCCATGATATGTTCTTACATAATGAGAAAATGTGTGCCCTGCTATTGGATGAGTTAGCTTCACCTCAAAGAGTATTTTTGTGCAGAATTTTGACTTCTGCTTTGTGTCTGTCTTTCAAGGAAGTTGTTCTTATTGACTAGCAGTGAATGCAATTCTTTATTTACTTGCATATTATATACACGTGACGACAAATCGAGAGATTTGGTGAGGCACATGATGGGGACATTGAGGAGTAAATTTTCATGCTAATCATCTTCATTTTCTTGTCTAACTATTAACTTGCCTGTCGCGATTTCTGCAGGCAGGAAATTTAGGTGTCTTGCAAGGTGCTGAAAGGTTCGACCAATCAAGAGGGTACAAATTTTCAACGTATGTCCAGTACTGGATAAGGAAATCTATCTCTACATTGATAGCAAGACACGCTAGAGGGATCAGAATTCCTGTATGCCCGTTCTTTTCTGTTATATATGGACGATTTTCAATtccattttatatttaaattttcaaacaaAAGAAGAAAATTACCCCTGTTCTTGCTTGTTATCTGCAGTGCTCATTAAGCAAAGGGATAAATCAAATACAAAAGGCACGAAAATACCTTAGCATCAGCAATGGGAATCATCCTGATGATCAAGAAATCGCCAAGTTCACAGGCCTATCTTTAGCTAAAATTAAGTCTGCTAGTGAATGTCTCAGGGTTGTGGGATCCATCGATCAGAAAGTCAGAGACGGAATCAGTATCAAATATCTGGTGAGATGCTGCTTTAGATTTCTAGTTAACCGTTTATATCATCACAACAACTCGTCGTTGTCAAATTCCACTTGGCCTCAACTTCCGAATGCATTAACCACTTTTGGTTGTTTATTTGTGCATGGAATTCTTGGCACGAAGCATGCGAAGAACAAATCTTGACACTTCTAATTaagcatacaaattttgttGTTATGAAGCTATTGAATTTAAGttgtagaaataaatatatacaaGCGAGTTTAGCCATAAATGCTTGATGTGAGTTTGGATCACGGTATCACTTATGTGGAAATATAGTAGgaactttatttattttgcgtTTTGGAACTTTGTCGCAGGAAGCTACGCCGGATACATCAATAGCAAATATAGAAGAGGCTGTGATAAGGCAACATATGGTAAAGGATTTGTACACTCTTGTGAATGGGTTGGAACCAAGAGAGATTCAAGTGTTAATGCTAAGATTTGGGCTAAAAAATTGCCAACGAAAGTCGCTGGAGGAAATCGGGATGCTGTTTGGTGTTAGCAAAGAGTGGATAAGAAAAATAGAGAGTGGAGCTTTGACAAAATTGAGGAACGAGGATTGTCTCGAAATTTTGAGTCATTATGCATGTATGCAGTAAGTTATCGGAATTCAGAGGCTTGGTTTCCATTTTGAGCAATATCCCCAGTATGTAAGTTTGAATTGTGAATAGTCTCAATTTTCCATGTCTTTAAGTGTTTCATTTGTGTTAGGATCGAAAACCATGTGTAGAGGGGGAGGAGGGGCTGAATACACACTCTTACAATACTAGTAAACAGCACGTGCGATGCACGTGGTGACACtttgtttatataatatatctatttattattttttataattattgagATTTTCACGGTCTcataataaaaaatcatataaactttaattattaattatgaaaatcaactgaaataatataatgatcatttttttttcacttttagTCATGTTAATGGTGAATCTGTATTTTCAATCCTGTAACTtgaatgtttttatttttaatcatattacgatgcatttttatttttaatcatgttacttgtatattgtttttattttgatcatttaactcgcatgtttttttttggttctgttgtgttatatatattttcatttatagtcatgtaacttgtatattatttttattttttgtcatttaacCTGTATTATatccctatatatttttatattgtaaataaaattacaaatttgttatttcacaatgataaaattttactttttattcacacttttcgatagataatagataatagatagatagatttcataatgataaaattttaccttttttattcatatttttaggtaggtaatatatttaatttatactaCTACATTAATTTcgtaaatatatgtttttaactctaacttttaatattattaccgtaaaatttagtttttagttttgttcttttcaaaatttatattcttatatttttttaattctaactttttatattaataccgtaatttttagttttttcttttattctttttaaaatttatttatctatttgatTAACTGCAACTCAATTAAACCACAAACTAAAATTTAGCTTATTcttatatgtttttatattgCCTAACATTACATAAGgtgtgaaataaataaaaataaattgtgaaaaatgaaaaaaaatgatttttttcagaaaataataattaaaaatgaattatgTAATTGCATTAACGAACGCATTAGTTGCAATTTAATGAATGTGTATAATGTATTTATGGATATTaaaatttacatataatataataaaaatatttatttacttttatgaGCTAAGtaaaatgttgtttttacttttatatctctatatatttttatatgaccttacttataatgtaaataaaatgacaaagttgttattttacaatggtaaaattttatccttttattcacacttttagataggtaaGATAATAGGTTATTAAATatacatgattttattttaatagttttagtgaaaatattttttatttgtcaaacatatatatatatatatatatatatatatattcactttatatatcaatttttatatttttaaagcaTTATGTAGAAAATCTCCATACAATTGCTCGAAATAATACACAATCTAAggataaaatagaaaattaagagtgaaaatatttattatgttaattgttttagattgaaataatacacaatctaataaaataaatatttattatctttaataattttaataaatagatatttttatttttcaacatctaatcatttttatgttaatcgaaataatacacaatataataaaataaatatttattatctttaataattttaatgaatagatatttttttccaacatataatcatttttattttaattgttttagatTTTCCTAAGAATTATGTACGATAAAATGTTATTtctctaatttatttttattatcacatttttattcaattttaaCGTAtcattgttttaaaattttcttataaGTATGTCGTAACcaaattttgtttttatattatatattttttcaaaaaaaaaccaCTTTGATGCTCACgtattttaaattgttttttccTAAATTCCTagaaaaaaaacattgtttgtGAACTTATCTCCCTTGGTAAAACATATACTAATCGTGAAATTCTTTTGAAGGTTATGCGAGCACTTCCTTTAACTATGGCAAGAAATgtcacttcattgcagatttcACTAAACCTAAGAACGATGAGAAGAAGCAGCACTATgagaagaagaaaggaaaagaagGAAGGAGAACATTCAGAAAGAACAAAGAACAAAGAGTACTAGTTACTGACGACGGAAAAAACAAGTGGGCAGAGACTGAATCTGATTATTCCGATTCAGAAATTTCATCCGAAGAAAGTGAAGAAGAGCAAGTTCAATGTCTCATAGCCAACTCTCAAAACGGAGAAGATGATACTGAGGTACTTGACTTTAACTCTTCTGAATCTACACGAGAAGACCTTATTCAGGCATTTAATGACATGGTCACTGAGCATCAGAATCTTTCTGTATCATTCGAGGAAGTGAAAGCAGAAAAATCAAGTCTTATTGATAAGTCAAGAAAATCTAGCTGTTTACAGCAAAAAGAACTTGACATTCTAAAGACTAAGATAAATCTGTTGGCAGCTGAGAATGATGAAATGAAACGAGTATTCCAAGATACTTTGAgtgaaaatcaaaagttgcttAAAATAATCAACTCTTGGAATAATGCTTCTACCTCGTTGGGTAAGATACATGAGAACCAGAAACAAGCAGGCGATAAGACCGACCTTGGATACGGCTCAAATGAATGTATCCGTACTGAGGAAGGTACTCAATCGTATTCTAGTAAGAACAATCCTAATGCGATAAGAT comes from Henckelia pumila isolate YLH828 chromosome 4, ASM3356847v2, whole genome shotgun sequence and encodes:
- the LOC140864952 gene encoding RNA polymerase sigma factor sigC-like isoform X1, which translates into the protein MGFRLNLKWGAAASPLSSYPHPCNSNLLARLSTASLIFRETETFADNNSLAQASSSSSQLLDSFYSATKKFDKEGEPAYLTSLQATQTSQFKLLMKNLDMLEGIFADTDVVRLEGDILKQLERLGALRYFHACLSGTLQSVPVKLVEEPSVNDHPVTGHSSKLIFSSGRKELRKLRRKRISEKENGSSMQEFGLDTVSSNIKPPKLIRQSRSRNKRQKVIRSEAELSSSVKLVAELEKIRLILEEETGEVATLSSWAEATGVEKKKLLHHLHYGWHCMDELVRSTRSLVLFIARNYRGLGVSFVDLIQAGNLGVLQGAERFDQSRGYKFSTYVQYWIRKSISTLIARHARGIRIPCSLSKGINQIQKARKYLSISNGNHPDDQEIAKFTGLSLAKIKSASECLRVVGSIDQKVRDGISIKYLEATPDTSIANIEEAVIRQHMVKDLYTLVNGLEPREIQVLMLRFGLKNCQRKSLEEIGMLFGVSKEWIRKIESGALTKLRNEDCLEILSHYACMQ
- the LOC140864952 gene encoding RNA polymerase sigma factor sigC-like isoform X2 encodes the protein MGCSCIPSVFISTSMLSTASLIFRETETFADNNSLAQASSSSSQLLDSFYSATKKFDKEGEPAYLTSLQATQTSQFKLLMKNLDMLEGIFADTDVVRLEGDILKQLERLGALRYFHACLSGTLQSVPVKLVEEPSVNDHPVTGHSSKLIFSSGRKELRKLRRKRISEKENGSSMQEFGLDTVSSNIKPPKLIRQSRSRNKRQKVIRSEAELSSSVKLVAELEKIRLILEEETGEVATLSSWAEATGVEKKKLLHHLHYGWHCMDELVRSTRSLVLFIARNYRGLGVSFVDLIQAGNLGVLQGAERFDQSRGYKFSTYVQYWIRKSISTLIARHARGIRIPCSLSKGINQIQKARKYLSISNGNHPDDQEIAKFTGLSLAKIKSASECLRVVGSIDQKVRDGISIKYLEATPDTSIANIEEAVIRQHMVKDLYTLVNGLEPREIQVLMLRFGLKNCQRKSLEEIGMLFGVSKEWIRKIESGALTKLRNEDCLEILSHYACMQ